In the genome of Phycisphaerales bacterium, one region contains:
- the rplU gene encoding 50S ribosomal protein L21 codes for MYAIFEDGGKQYKVTTGDKLLIETRELGEGQSTLTFDKVLLVGAGSEAKIGHPFVPGATIEAKVVEALKTAKVRGVKFSRRKGFKKTWGHRQQMLKVEIGAIHA; via the coding sequence GTGTACGCGATTTTTGAAGACGGCGGAAAACAATACAAGGTCACCACCGGCGATAAGCTGCTGATCGAGACGCGCGAACTGGGCGAAGGCCAGAGCACCCTTACGTTTGACAAGGTGCTGCTCGTCGGTGCAGGTAGCGAAGCCAAAATCGGCCACCCCTTCGTCCCCGGCGCGACGATCGAAGCCAAGGTCGTCGAAGCGCTCAAGACCGCCAAGGTACGGGGTGTGAAGTTCAGCCGCCGGAAGGGCTTCAAGAAGACCTGGGGCCATCGGCAGCAGATGCTCAAAGTTGAAATCGGCGCGATTCATGCGTGA
- the xylB gene encoding xylulokinase: protein MAAIYLGIDVGTSGTKALLIDGRGKVLATATAGHDSLYPRPGWSEQRPDDWWKSACSATRAVLRKSRRDGTEVAAVGLSGQMHGSVFLDARGRVLHNALLWNDQRTGVECAEIERRAGGRTALIRMVQNIALTGYTAPKVLWLRKHHPRTFKQVRTILLPKDYVNFRLTDALCCEVSDASGTLLFDVVRRTWSTKLLDKLGLDAALLPPVVESSAVIGTLTAAAARATGLAAGTPVVGGAGDQAAAAVGCGVVRRGVVSATMGTSGVVFAHSEAPVPNEAGLLQSFCHAVPGAWCVFGCMLAAGGSLQWAREVFCADALRKARTPAERDALYTTMITEAATAPDSALLFHPYLTGERCPYPHPHAVGAFIGLRRDQGRGALLRAVLEGITLGMGRQIKLMRELGVPIREVRLAGGGARNAWWRQLQADVYGVRCAVMQSEEGSALGAALLAAVGGGGFRTVPAASAAAAQIAAEHRPDARRHKYYANLSVRQRVTYESLEPLYRP, encoded by the coding sequence ATGGCGGCGATCTACCTCGGCATCGATGTCGGTACCAGTGGTACCAAGGCGCTCCTGATCGACGGTCGCGGCAAGGTGCTCGCCACGGCGACAGCCGGGCACGACAGTCTGTACCCGCGCCCGGGTTGGTCGGAGCAGCGCCCGGACGACTGGTGGAAGTCCGCGTGCAGTGCGACGCGGGCGGTACTGCGCAAATCCCGTCGGGACGGTACGGAGGTGGCGGCGGTCGGGCTTTCCGGGCAGATGCATGGGAGCGTGTTCCTCGATGCCCGGGGTCGAGTGCTGCACAACGCACTGCTCTGGAACGATCAGCGCACCGGGGTTGAATGTGCGGAGATTGAGCGCCGCGCGGGCGGCCGCACGGCCCTGATTCGCATGGTGCAGAACATCGCCCTTACGGGTTACACCGCGCCGAAGGTATTGTGGTTGCGCAAGCACCACCCCCGCACATTCAAGCAGGTCCGCACGATTCTGCTGCCGAAGGACTACGTGAACTTCCGCCTGACGGATGCGCTGTGCTGCGAAGTGTCCGACGCTTCCGGGACGCTGCTGTTCGACGTCGTGCGGCGTACCTGGTCGACGAAGCTGCTCGACAAGCTCGGGCTTGATGCCGCATTGCTGCCGCCGGTGGTGGAATCCAGCGCCGTGATCGGCACCCTCACTGCCGCGGCGGCGCGCGCCACGGGGCTTGCGGCCGGGACACCGGTGGTAGGCGGAGCCGGCGACCAGGCGGCGGCGGCGGTCGGCTGCGGGGTCGTGCGGCGCGGCGTGGTGTCGGCGACCATGGGCACGAGCGGAGTGGTGTTCGCGCACAGCGAAGCGCCCGTTCCGAACGAAGCGGGGCTGTTGCAGTCGTTCTGCCATGCCGTGCCGGGGGCATGGTGCGTCTTCGGTTGCATGCTGGCGGCCGGGGGGAGTTTGCAGTGGGCGCGCGAGGTCTTCTGTGCGGATGCGTTGCGGAAGGCACGTACGCCCGCGGAACGTGATGCGCTCTACACCACGATGATCACGGAAGCCGCGACGGCCCCCGACAGTGCCTTGCTCTTTCACCCATACCTCACGGGCGAGCGCTGCCCGTATCCGCACCCGCACGCGGTGGGCGCATTCATCGGGCTGCGGCGCGACCAGGGGCGCGGCGCGTTGTTGCGCGCGGTGCTGGAAGGCATCACGCTGGGCATGGGGCGGCAGATCAAACTCATGCGTGAGTTGGGGGTGCCGATTCGGGAAGTCCGGTTAGCGGGCGGCGGCGCCCGCAACGCATGGTGGCGTCAATTGCAGGCGGACGTCTACGGAGTCCGCTGCGCCGTCATGCAATCGGAGGAGGGTTCGGCGCTGGGCGCGGCGTTGCTGGCGGCGGTAGGTGGCGGCGGATTCAGGACGGTGCCGGCGGCGAGCGCTGCGGCGGCACAGATTGCGGCCGAGCATCGTCCCGATGCGCGCCGACACAAGTACTACGCGAACCTGAGCGTGCGGCAGCGGGTGACGTACGAGTCGCTTGAACCGCTGTACCGACCATGA
- a CDS encoding dephospho-CoA kinase, with product MIGICGGIGSGKSAVSVEFGRQGCVVIDSDRLGHAVLAEPEVVAELVRWWGPEILAADGRPDRRRVAERVFDSGAEKRRLESLVHPLIARRRADIIQRVARVPAVKAIIVDSPLLLERNLDRECDVIVFVNTSDLHRLQRLEAERGWTAAEVARRERWQMPLADKRRRADFVVENDGPAEALCQQVADILQAIAVRYA from the coding sequence GTGATCGGCATATGCGGGGGCATCGGCTCGGGGAAGTCGGCCGTCTCAGTGGAATTCGGCCGACAGGGATGTGTCGTAATCGATTCCGACCGGCTGGGGCACGCGGTATTGGCTGAGCCGGAGGTGGTGGCCGAACTGGTCCGGTGGTGGGGGCCGGAGATCCTGGCGGCCGATGGCCGGCCGGACCGGAGGCGTGTGGCCGAGCGGGTCTTCGATTCGGGGGCGGAGAAACGGCGATTGGAATCGCTGGTGCACCCCTTGATTGCCCGGCGGCGCGCCGATATTATCCAACGCGTTGCGAGAGTTCCTGCAGTCAAGGCCATCATCGTCGATTCCCCGCTTTTGCTCGAACGCAACCTTGATCGCGAATGCGATGTCATCGTGTTCGTAAACACAAGCGATCTACATAGACTGCAGCGATTGGAGGCGGAGCGCGGGTGGACGGCCGCGGAAGTCGCGCGGCGTGAGCGCTGGCAGATGCCTTTGGCAGACAAGCGCCGCCGGGCGGATTTCGTAGTCGAGAACGACGGACCGGCAGAGGCCCTGTGCCAGCAGGTGGCCGACATTCTTCAGGCAATCGCAGTTCGATACGCATAG
- the tsaD gene encoding tRNA (adenosine(37)-N6)-threonylcarbamoyltransferase complex transferase subunit TsaD, which produces MPTGLILGIETSCDETAIAVVAGPRTVRSNIVSSQVTLHERYGGIVPEIAARAHLEQIDGLLAAALREAGTTLADLDAVAVTSGPGLVGSLLIGVTAAKTLSLTHGLPLIAVDHIAAHATSAALVTDPAPWPAVALVVSGGHTSLYHVRDFLTIELLGQTLDDAAGEAFDKVAMLLELGYPGGPLIDRLARGGNPEAIPFPRALRSPGNLDFSFSGLKTAVLYHVHGPGRKYGSADHLSAQEKADVAASFQAALVRTLVEKTVAAAQQVGVRHVVVGGGVAANSALRAALAEACAVAQLALHLTPPRFCTDNAAMIAAQGYHQWKAGNVADLAMEPHAGLRRPAR; this is translated from the coding sequence ATGCCCACCGGCCTGATCCTTGGGATTGAGACCTCGTGCGACGAGACCGCCATCGCCGTGGTAGCTGGTCCGCGCACGGTGCGCAGCAACATCGTCAGTTCACAAGTCACCTTGCACGAACGCTATGGGGGCATCGTTCCGGAAATTGCGGCGCGGGCGCACCTTGAGCAGATCGATGGTCTGCTCGCAGCGGCGCTGCGGGAAGCGGGGACTACCCTCGCCGACCTCGATGCGGTCGCCGTGACGAGTGGTCCCGGTCTCGTCGGGTCGCTGCTGATCGGTGTGACGGCGGCGAAGACCCTGTCGCTCACTCACGGACTGCCGCTGATCGCCGTGGACCATATCGCGGCGCATGCCACCAGCGCAGCGCTTGTTACCGATCCTGCGCCCTGGCCGGCGGTGGCGCTGGTGGTCAGCGGCGGGCACACTTCGCTGTACCACGTACGGGATTTTCTGACGATCGAGCTGCTCGGGCAGACACTCGACGATGCGGCCGGCGAAGCGTTCGACAAAGTGGCGATGTTGCTGGAACTGGGGTACCCGGGCGGGCCACTCATCGACCGCCTCGCCCGTGGTGGAAACCCGGAGGCGATCCCGTTTCCGCGCGCGCTGCGTAGTCCGGGGAACCTCGACTTCTCCTTCAGCGGGCTCAAGACGGCGGTGTTGTACCACGTCCACGGTCCGGGTCGGAAGTACGGCTCTGCTGACCACCTGTCGGCACAGGAGAAGGCGGATGTTGCGGCGAGCTTTCAGGCCGCGCTGGTGCGCACGCTTGTAGAAAAGACCGTCGCAGCCGCTCAACAGGTTGGCGTTCGTCATGTTGTAGTGGGGGGCGGTGTGGCCGCGAATTCGGCGTTGCGCGCAGCGCTGGCGGAGGCCTGCGCGGTGGCGCAGCTCGCGCTGCACCTGACGCCGCCGCGCTTCTGCACGGACAACGCAGCGATGATCGCGGCGCAGGGGTACCACCAGTGGAAGGCGGGAAACGTAGCCGATCTCGCCATGGAGCCGCACGCGGGCTTGCGCCGTCCCGCGCGCTGA
- the rph gene encoding ribonuclease PH: protein MFDMERKNRPANELRPIEILRGFTRQAAGSVLIRQGGTHVLCTASIEQGLPPWREPSGRGWVTAEYDMLPAATSQRRARNRTKIDGRTQEIQRLIGRSLRAVVDMQALGPRTVILDCDVLQADGGTRTAAITGAWIALADAVRVGADAGWWGPGVLTAGVAAVSVGLVNGELLLDLDYAEDARAAVDCNLVLTTRNEWVEVQATAEGRTYSDDEMLGMLALGRAGITALFAQQQAALAAPLPRAEVSIL from the coding sequence ATGTTCGATATGGAACGCAAGAATAGACCAGCGAACGAGTTGCGCCCGATTGAGATCCTCCGTGGCTTTACCCGTCAAGCCGCCGGATCCGTGCTGATCCGGCAGGGTGGTACCCATGTCCTCTGCACGGCCAGTATCGAGCAGGGTTTGCCGCCCTGGCGTGAACCGAGCGGGCGCGGCTGGGTTACGGCAGAGTATGACATGCTCCCCGCCGCTACCTCTCAACGTCGCGCGCGTAACCGCACGAAGATCGACGGTCGCACACAGGAGATCCAGCGCCTGATCGGTCGTTCCCTGCGCGCGGTCGTCGATATGCAGGCCCTTGGGCCGCGCACGGTCATCCTCGACTGCGATGTGCTGCAAGCCGACGGTGGCACCCGTACAGCGGCCATCACCGGCGCGTGGATCGCGCTCGCCGATGCCGTGCGTGTCGGTGCGGACGCGGGCTGGTGGGGGCCCGGGGTGCTGACCGCGGGTGTCGCTGCGGTAAGTGTTGGCCTGGTAAACGGTGAATTGCTTCTGGATCTCGACTACGCCGAGGACGCGCGCGCCGCGGTGGACTGCAATCTCGTACTTACCACGCGCAATGAATGGGTCGAAGTGCAGGCAACCGCAGAGGGTCGCACGTACAGCGATGATGAGATGCTTGGGATGCTGGCTCTCGGCCGGGCGGGAATCACGGCGCTGTTCGCGCAGCAGCAGGCGGCCCTTGCAGCGCCGCTGCCGCGGGCCGAGGTGAGTATCCTGTGA
- the rho gene encoding transcription termination factor Rho, whose protein sequence is MPEETEEKAEATPATEEDASQFVATESLPEVAEETDDEDAVPAQRPRRAAKTAGDDEPPDRDTHDKYERIKRGELHITDLQKMTVQDLHVVAKEEGIEEFVGLPKQDLIFQILKRRISQNGLLYGEGVLEVLPDGFGFLRSPEYNYLPCPDDIYVSPSQIRRFGLRNGHVVAGQIRPPKESERYFALLRVEAINYESPEAVTEKTNFEDLTPLHPNRRVYLETEPKEINMRIVDMVTPIGFGQRMLIVAPPRTGKTVLLQKMANAITTNHPDAYVIILLIDERPEEVTEMQRATKAEVISSTFDEPASRHVQVAEMVIDKAKRLVEYGRDVVILLDSITRLARAYNTEVPHSGKILTGGVDANALQKPKRFFGAARNIEEGGSLTIIGTALVDTGSKMDEVIFEEFKGTGNSELHLDRRLVDKRIWPALNIPASGTRKEELLLHEQELEKIYMLRRVLSDMNPVEAVDLLRNRLSKVEANRLFLMTMNLA, encoded by the coding sequence ATGCCCGAGGAAACCGAAGAAAAGGCGGAAGCTACCCCCGCCACCGAGGAAGACGCCTCCCAGTTTGTCGCAACGGAGAGTCTCCCCGAAGTTGCGGAAGAGACCGACGACGAGGATGCGGTTCCGGCCCAGCGACCGCGTCGGGCGGCCAAGACCGCGGGCGACGACGAACCCCCGGACCGCGACACCCATGATAAGTACGAGCGAATCAAGCGCGGCGAACTCCACATTACCGATCTTCAGAAGATGACGGTGCAGGATCTGCATGTCGTCGCGAAGGAGGAGGGGATTGAGGAGTTCGTTGGCCTGCCGAAGCAGGACCTGATCTTCCAGATTCTGAAGCGCCGCATCAGCCAGAACGGGCTGCTCTACGGGGAGGGGGTCCTGGAAGTACTGCCCGACGGTTTCGGATTTCTGCGCAGCCCGGAGTACAACTACCTGCCGTGCCCGGACGACATCTACGTGAGTCCGTCGCAGATCCGGCGCTTTGGTCTGCGGAACGGGCATGTCGTGGCGGGCCAGATCCGGCCGCCCAAAGAGAGCGAGCGGTACTTTGCGCTCCTGCGGGTAGAAGCCATCAACTACGAATCGCCGGAAGCGGTCACCGAGAAGACCAATTTCGAGGACCTGACACCGCTGCACCCGAACCGCCGGGTGTATCTCGAGACCGAACCCAAAGAAATCAACATGCGCATCGTCGACATGGTCACGCCGATCGGTTTCGGCCAGCGCATGCTGATCGTGGCCCCGCCGCGCACGGGCAAGACGGTGCTGCTGCAGAAGATGGCCAACGCCATCACAACAAACCATCCCGATGCCTACGTCATCATCCTGCTGATCGACGAGCGCCCGGAAGAAGTCACCGAGATGCAGCGCGCCACCAAGGCCGAGGTGATCAGTTCGACCTTTGACGAGCCCGCCAGCCGGCACGTGCAGGTGGCCGAAATGGTGATCGACAAGGCCAAGCGCCTGGTGGAGTATGGGCGCGATGTCGTGATCCTGCTTGACTCCATTACCCGTCTGGCGCGGGCGTACAACACCGAGGTGCCGCACTCCGGCAAGATCCTCACCGGTGGTGTGGATGCCAACGCCCTGCAGAAGCCGAAACGCTTCTTCGGCGCCGCCCGCAACATCGAGGAGGGCGGAAGTCTCACGATCATTGGCACGGCCCTCGTCGATACCGGCTCGAAGATGGACGAAGTCATCTTTGAGGAGTTCAAGGGTACCGGCAACAGCGAACTGCACCTCGACCGTCGCCTGGTCGACAAGCGCATCTGGCCGGCCCTGAACATTCCGGCCTCCGGCACGCGCAAGGAAGAATTGCTGCTGCACGAGCAGGAGCTTGAGAAGATCTACATGCTGCGGCGCGTGCTGAGCGACATGAACCCGGTCGAGGCGGTCGACCTGCTGCGCAATCGCCTGTCCAAGGTCGAGGCGAACCGGCTGTTCCTGATGACAATGAACCTGGCGTAG
- a CDS encoding metallophosphoesterase: MTPQNEHSSIPTQPAPLATLAWLVVALAVTAVLYYAAPYLLPVRVTEGPLLQLPDTDRAMLVWYTSRPVECVLTVRIDGTERRVPVLHTGRRHVARVDGLAPQTLHEYRIESSGRVLLANRAFQTNRPTGTRFAFVVTGDTGRGGRTQFDVAQQMQAVHPPADFVLHTGDVVYPDGARHRYEARFFAPYQQIIARIPFWPSLGNHDVDGRGPGPPYAAHGYLEVFELPENGPPGLPAEMSYWFDYADCRVVVIDSNLNADLLRAHVAPWAREVLAASGPRWRFAVLHHPPYTGGKYGDDRRLQDILVPVFDDTGVDVVFTGHDHNYQRIGPLRSGQPAEDGTLYIISGAGGARLYNIKEHGTTALRASDDSIHSFTHVIVETDTLELHQIDRFGRTLDSFRFPKRPEPAFGATAHTRP, encoded by the coding sequence ATGACCCCGCAAAACGAGCATTCCTCCATACCCACGCAGCCAGCACCATTAGCCACGCTCGCATGGCTCGTCGTGGCACTCGCCGTGACCGCGGTGCTGTACTACGCAGCACCCTACTTGTTGCCGGTCCGGGTGACCGAGGGTCCGTTGCTGCAACTCCCCGATACCGACCGTGCCATGCTGGTGTGGTACACCTCCCGACCCGTCGAATGCGTGCTGACGGTCAGGATTGACGGCACCGAGCGCCGGGTGCCGGTCCTGCACACTGGCAGGCGCCACGTCGCCCGGGTGGACGGACTCGCGCCGCAGACACTCCACGAATATCGTATCGAGTCCAGCGGACGGGTCCTGTTGGCAAATCGCGCGTTCCAGACGAATCGACCCACCGGCACCCGCTTCGCCTTCGTGGTAACGGGTGATACCGGCCGTGGCGGCCGAACCCAATTCGATGTCGCGCAGCAGATGCAGGCCGTGCATCCCCCCGCCGACTTCGTGCTGCACACGGGCGACGTCGTGTATCCGGACGGTGCCCGGCACCGGTACGAAGCGCGCTTCTTCGCGCCGTATCAACAGATCATCGCGCGGATCCCATTTTGGCCAAGTCTGGGCAACCATGATGTCGACGGTCGTGGACCGGGTCCGCCCTATGCGGCTCACGGCTATCTCGAGGTATTCGAACTGCCCGAGAACGGTCCCCCGGGCCTACCGGCTGAAATGAGCTACTGGTTCGATTATGCCGACTGCCGCGTGGTAGTGATCGACTCGAACCTGAACGCGGACCTGCTGCGCGCGCACGTCGCGCCATGGGCTCGTGAAGTGCTGGCCGCATCTGGTCCGCGCTGGCGCTTCGCAGTGCTGCATCACCCCCCCTATACCGGCGGCAAGTACGGCGACGACAGGCGATTGCAGGACATCCTCGTACCTGTTTTTGACGATACAGGCGTCGATGTCGTGTTCACCGGCCACGATCACAACTATCAGCGGATCGGCCCCCTGCGTAGTGGCCAGCCCGCCGAAGACGGTACGCTCTACATTATCAGTGGGGCTGGTGGCGCGCGGCTTTACAATATCAAGGAACACGGCACCACGGCCCTGCGCGCCTCCGACGACTCCATTCACAGCTTCACGCATGTCATCGTCGAGACCGACACCCTGGAGTTGCACCAGATCGATCGGTTTGGCCGCACGCTCGACAGCTTCCGCTTTCCCAAGCGGCCTGAACCTGCATTTGGCGCCACGGCCCACACGCGCCCCTAG
- a CDS encoding cobalamin-dependent protein (Presence of a B(12) (cobalamin)-binding domain implies dependence on cobalamin itself, in one of its several forms, or in some unusual lineages, dependence on a cobalamin-like analog.), producing MSRPIRVLVAKIGLDGHDRGAKLIVRNLRDAGMEVIYTGLWQTPAATVHSALQEDVDVLGVSLLSAAHLTIMPELRRLCDEVGLLQLPITVGGIIPEEDHAALRAARIDGIFNPGTPMTKIITAMHELAVRYRAIREQLGPPDIATPTGLARAITRISAGTEPAVIPPGERRPILLGVTGAPGVGKSTFIGKLARGLRARGRRVAVIAVDPTSPLTGGSVLGDRLRIMSAEPDHNLFVRSLASEGTAGGLAPHCAEIAALLNAAGYEIVLIETVGAGQNDTQVRLVTDQVLLLLMPGAGDAVQFAKAGVFEIATGFVLNKCDLPGNEVTLRQLRESLDDERPIWPVSSLRNEGFDPLCDWVEALPDRA from the coding sequence ATGTCCCGCCCCATCCGCGTGCTGGTCGCCAAGATTGGTCTCGACGGCCATGACCGCGGTGCCAAGCTGATTGTGCGCAATCTGCGCGACGCAGGCATGGAGGTGATCTACACGGGCCTGTGGCAGACCCCGGCTGCCACCGTACACAGCGCCTTGCAGGAAGATGTGGATGTGCTCGGCGTCAGTCTGCTCAGCGCAGCGCACCTGACCATTATGCCTGAGCTGCGGCGCTTGTGCGACGAGGTGGGACTGCTGCAACTGCCGATCACCGTCGGCGGCATCATCCCCGAAGAGGACCATGCCGCCCTGCGCGCGGCGCGTATCGATGGGATCTTCAACCCCGGCACGCCGATGACAAAGATTATCACGGCCATGCATGAACTCGCCGTGCGGTATCGAGCCATCCGCGAACAACTCGGCCCGCCGGACATCGCCACACCGACCGGCCTGGCGCGCGCCATCACACGTATCTCGGCGGGTACCGAACCGGCCGTTATCCCACCCGGTGAGCGACGCCCCATCCTGCTCGGCGTGACCGGCGCACCGGGTGTAGGTAAAAGCACCTTCATCGGCAAACTTGCCCGCGGCCTCCGCGCGCGCGGGCGCCGTGTCGCGGTCATTGCGGTTGATCCCACCAGCCCGTTAACCGGGGGTTCCGTCCTCGGCGATCGACTGCGGATCATGTCGGCCGAGCCCGATCACAACCTGTTTGTCCGCAGTCTGGCCTCCGAAGGTACGGCCGGTGGACTGGCCCCGCACTGCGCCGAGATCGCCGCACTGCTGAACGCAGCCGGTTACGAAATCGTGCTGATCGAAACCGTCGGCGCTGGCCAGAACGACACGCAAGTGCGCCTGGTGACCGACCAGGTGCTCCTCCTGCTGATGCCGGGCGCAGGAGATGCAGTCCAATTCGCCAAGGCGGGAGTCTTCGAAATCGCCACGGGTTTCGTCCTCAACAAGTGCGATCTGCCGGGCAATGAGGTGACACTGCGTCAACTGCGGGAGTCGCTTGATGATGAGCGACCGATTTGGCCGGTCAGTTCCTTGCGCAACGAGGGCTTCGATCCCCTCTGCGATTGGGTCGAGGCGCTTCCGGACAGGGCGTAG
- the coaD gene encoding pantetheine-phosphate adenylyltransferase, with amino-acid sequence MTPEPHQIVAVFQGSFDPVTFGHLDVIRRAARLFNELVVGIGVNPDKEQLFTPQERLALLEPHVADLPNVRAATYSGLTIDFVQACRAQVLVRGIRDMADLTKEVQLANLNRLVGGVETIFMLTSEQHVLTSSTYIRQIYEMGGGDISRVQQLVPDNVARRLGEALGRRERR; translated from the coding sequence ATGACCCCGGAACCCCATCAGATCGTCGCGGTCTTCCAGGGCTCGTTCGACCCCGTAACCTTCGGCCACCTTGATGTGATCCGCCGTGCCGCGCGGCTCTTCAACGAGCTCGTCGTGGGCATCGGTGTGAATCCCGACAAGGAGCAGCTCTTCACCCCCCAGGAACGACTCGCACTGCTCGAACCGCACGTTGCTGACCTGCCCAACGTGCGCGCTGCCACCTACAGCGGCCTGACGATTGATTTTGTGCAGGCGTGCCGGGCCCAGGTCCTCGTCCGCGGGATCCGTGACATGGCGGACCTAACCAAGGAAGTACAACTCGCCAACCTCAATCGACTCGTCGGTGGCGTCGAGACGATCTTTATGCTGACAAGCGAACAGCACGTATTGACGTCCAGCACCTACATCCGGCAGATTTACGAAATGGGCGGGGGTGACATCTCCCGGGTGCAGCAACTGGTCCCCGACAATGTCGCCCGACGACTCGGCGAGGCCCTCGGACGCCGGGAGCGACGATGA
- the rdgB gene encoding RdgB/HAM1 family non-canonical purine NTP pyrophosphatase, with product MPEILLATHNAGKLRELQALTVDTPLVWRTLLEFPDLPEAEEYGATFADNARIKALFYATRTGLPTLADDSGLEVDALGGAPGVHSARYAGRQRDDAANNRKLVAALATVPLPLRTARFRCAMAFVEGTTVVLETTGTFEGLIVDTPRGTHGFGYDPHFFVPETGCTSAELPPAEKNTRSHRGAALRTMLGELAALYRARGTWP from the coding sequence ATGCCCGAGATTCTACTGGCCACCCATAACGCGGGTAAGCTCCGCGAGTTGCAGGCCCTGACCGTGGATACGCCGCTGGTCTGGCGCACCCTGCTGGAGTTTCCGGACCTCCCCGAGGCCGAGGAGTATGGCGCCACCTTCGCCGACAACGCGCGGATCAAGGCGCTGTTCTACGCCACCCGCACGGGCCTGCCAACCTTGGCCGACGACTCGGGCCTCGAGGTCGATGCCCTCGGCGGCGCCCCGGGCGTACACTCCGCGCGCTATGCTGGTCGGCAACGCGACGATGCCGCGAACAACCGCAAGCTGGTGGCCGCTCTCGCGACGGTGCCGCTGCCACTGCGCACGGCCCGCTTCCGCTGCGCCATGGCCTTCGTGGAGGGCACCACGGTCGTCCTCGAAACAACCGGCACATTCGAGGGGCTGATCGTCGACACGCCGCGCGGCACCCATGGCTTCGGGTACGATCCGCACTTCTTTGTACCCGAGACGGGCTGCACTTCGGCCGAGCTACCCCCCGCCGAAAAGAACACTCGCAGTCATCGTGGGGCGGCGCTGCGCACCATGCTGGGCGAACTGGCCGCGCTCTACCGTGCGCGTGGCACCTGGCCCTGA